Proteins co-encoded in one uncultured Draconibacterium sp. genomic window:
- a CDS encoding T9SS type A sorting domain-containing protein has protein sequence MKIRAKIWNLGMLLFLFIFSFRNGHGATNLINEEDDLNVPPVAQNDTFLLPAQYNQIFYGDVLVNDYDPNGDKIEILFAASPKEGILTMNKDGHFTLEIAKKYEGAIRFDYYIKELTQNEYSALGRVFIQIIENTDLDDIPNYGDLDNDNDGLPDYLDGIGLDTDSDGIPNNLDIDSDNDGIPDNIEWQREHNYIEPSNIDANQNGWDDAYDPEMGGTFYEPVDTDRDEIPDMLDTDSDNDGSSDLSESFELDAEGKSGIQLLSSDQDNDGLDDLFDLVIMGSSWPNSTASSSNPGDLNRNGIRDWRDNTNHITSQSAYVFPNSASEFFQIFQPEQQISQQLTVKIYNTKGQLNKVYITSYSNDRIPVQDLKNGMYIVTVNSETIQHSEKISIQH, from the coding sequence TTGAAAATACGAGCCAAGATATGGAACCTGGGCATGCTCTTGTTTTTGTTTATTTTTAGTTTTCGAAATGGACATGGAGCAACGAATCTTATCAACGAAGAAGATGATTTGAATGTTCCTCCTGTGGCTCAAAACGACACGTTTCTTCTTCCTGCCCAATACAACCAGATATTCTACGGAGATGTACTTGTTAACGATTACGATCCGAACGGCGACAAGATTGAGATTTTGTTTGCGGCTTCTCCGAAAGAAGGGATCCTTACCATGAATAAAGATGGCCATTTCACTTTGGAGATAGCTAAAAAATATGAGGGGGCAATTCGTTTCGACTATTACATTAAAGAACTTACCCAAAATGAATACAGCGCACTTGGCCGTGTTTTTATTCAAATAATAGAAAACACTGACCTGGATGACATTCCTAATTATGGCGATTTGGACAACGATAATGACGGACTACCTGATTATTTAGATGGAATAGGGCTGGATACCGATAGTGATGGTATTCCGAACAATTTAGATATCGACAGCGATAACGATGGTATTCCTGACAACATTGAATGGCAACGGGAACATAATTACATTGAACCTTCGAATATTGATGCCAATCAAAACGGATGGGACGATGCTTACGACCCGGAGATGGGAGGTACTTTCTACGAGCCAGTAGACACAGACCGCGATGAAATACCCGATATGCTTGATACAGATTCGGATAATGATGGAAGTAGCGATTTATCAGAATCATTCGAATTAGATGCCGAAGGTAAATCCGGAATTCAACTTCTTTCCTCGGATCAGGATAATGATGGCCTTGACGATCTTTTTGATTTGGTGATTATGGGTTCGAGCTGGCCGAATTCAACAGCCAGTAGTTCTAATCCGGGCGATTTAAACCGCAACGGCATTCGCGATTGGCGCGACAACACCAATCATATTACATCTCAATCAGCTTATGTTTTCCCTAATTCTGCATCTGAATTCTTCCAGATTTTCCAGCCCGAACAACAAATCAGTCAGCAATTAACCGTTAAAATTTATAACACAAAAGGTCAACTAAACAAGGTTTATATAACATCCTATAGTAACGATCGCATTCCAGTTCAAGACCTGAAGAATGGAATGTACATTGTAACTGTTAATTCCGAGACAATTCAGCATTCGGAAAAGATTTCAATTCAACACTAA
- a CDS encoding LacI family DNA-binding transcriptional regulator, which translates to MVQKPEITIHDIAQKLNISASTVSRALKDNPLISETTREKIKKAAIEMGYRPNVMAANLRTRRTNTIGVIVPLINRHFFSSVISGIEDVAYKQGFAVTISQSNDKQEKESTIAHTLFSNRVDGLILSIGMETQSYDHLKLFSERNIPLVFFDRIVEEIPAHKIVIDDFGGAYRATQHLIEQSRKKVAHIGGPLNLQIYAKREAGYRQAISDAGLQINEDLIIHNSLTREDGLNAIKRILQTKERPDAIFCANDTTALSAIIHLKEKGIKIPENIAIVGFSNEPFSELVTPSISTIKQPGFEMGQKAAELLIKQIGNKVKPKNYQTIMMETELIVRNSSQLK; encoded by the coding sequence ATGGTGCAAAAACCGGAAATAACAATTCACGATATAGCCCAAAAGCTGAATATTTCGGCTTCCACAGTTTCGCGTGCTTTAAAAGATAATCCACTGATTAGCGAAACAACCAGGGAAAAGATAAAAAAAGCTGCCATTGAGATGGGATATCGGCCTAATGTTATGGCGGCTAATTTACGTACCAGACGTACCAATACTATCGGAGTAATTGTTCCGCTGATTAATCGTCATTTTTTTTCATCGGTAATTTCGGGGATTGAAGATGTGGCTTACAAACAGGGATTTGCTGTTACCATTTCGCAATCGAACGATAAACAGGAAAAGGAAAGCACTATTGCGCACACCCTTTTTTCGAATCGTGTTGATGGATTAATTTTGTCGATTGGAATGGAAACCCAGTCATACGATCACTTGAAACTTTTTTCGGAAAGAAATATTCCGCTGGTATTTTTTGACCGGATAGTTGAAGAAATTCCGGCACATAAAATTGTTATCGACGATTTTGGTGGCGCTTACCGGGCAACACAGCACCTTATTGAGCAGAGTCGAAAAAAAGTAGCACATATTGGCGGCCCACTTAATCTGCAAATTTATGCAAAACGCGAAGCTGGTTACCGACAAGCAATTAGCGATGCGGGATTGCAAATAAATGAAGATCTGATTATACACAACAGCCTTACCCGCGAAGACGGACTTAATGCTATAAAAAGAATTTTACAAACAAAAGAAAGGCCCGATGCCATTTTTTGTGCCAACGACACCACCGCATTAAGTGCCATCATCCATTTAAAAGAAAAAGGCATTAAAATTCCTGAAAATATTGCAATTGTAGGCTTTAGCAACGAACCTTTTAGCGAATTGGTAACACCTTCAATATCTACGATAAAACAACCTGGGTTTGAAATGGGACAAAAAGCAGCCGAATTGTTAATTAAACAAATTGGCAACAAAGTAAAACCCAAGAATTACCAGACTATAATGATGGAGACCGAACTGATAGTTAGAAATTCATCTCAACTAAAATAA
- a CDS encoding RagB/SusD family nutrient uptake outer membrane protein: MKKLIYLTVILVVGVCYSCGDDFFNIKPKGQAAPESLTTKTYIDYLLTGTYAVVDGTHLGTDATVWASSVSNWVWGSVASDDAYKGSSYGDQATINPVEGFYADSDNGYVDNHWEGLYDGVVRANDVLYYLPGAEGMNDNEKLLVEAQAKFLRAHFYVELTKVHGKVPYIDENTEEPKTVANDHLLWPEIETDMKFAADNLPDSWTALGRATSWAAKTYLGRIYLLQGKYNEAKTVLDDVYTNGPFELVESFEENYMIATNNNKESIFEIQYASNDGASGSPNAGWGDALNFPQGSAGMGTCCGFFQPTHSLVAAYAVGEDGLPDLNDTYSADDMLPYDSDLSDENDIMYEGPVDPRLDHTVGRPGIPYLDWGIQQGDAWIRDVTNGGPYLYKKNMFKQSEKGLATTTGWATGVNPNNFRKFRLAHVVLWLAECEAQVGSLERATNLVNEIRNRAKASNVVTLPDGSPAANYKVEPYAETFASKEEAMKAVQLELRLEFAMEGLRFYDLVRWGIAAEVMNNYLSVEGTKMAHLAGKTFVADKNEKWPIPQTQRDLSVDETGTTVLEQTEGY; encoded by the coding sequence ATGAAAAAATTAATATATCTAACAGTTATACTTGTTGTTGGAGTGTGTTATTCTTGTGGTGATGACTTTTTCAACATCAAACCAAAAGGACAAGCTGCACCAGAATCATTAACAACGAAAACGTATATCGACTATTTGTTAACCGGAACTTATGCCGTTGTTGATGGCACCCATTTAGGAACAGATGCAACAGTTTGGGCAAGTTCAGTATCAAATTGGGTATGGGGAAGTGTTGCTTCCGATGATGCGTATAAAGGTTCGAGTTATGGAGACCAGGCAACTATTAATCCGGTTGAAGGATTTTATGCCGATTCCGATAACGGTTATGTGGACAACCATTGGGAAGGCTTATACGATGGAGTAGTGCGTGCCAATGATGTTCTTTATTATTTGCCAGGAGCAGAAGGGATGAACGATAACGAAAAATTACTTGTAGAAGCTCAAGCTAAATTTCTACGGGCACATTTTTATGTTGAATTAACAAAAGTGCACGGTAAAGTTCCTTATATCGATGAAAATACTGAAGAGCCAAAAACTGTAGCTAATGATCATCTGCTGTGGCCTGAAATTGAGACTGATATGAAATTTGCAGCTGATAATCTTCCTGATTCGTGGACTGCACTTGGTCGGGCAACCAGTTGGGCTGCAAAAACTTATCTGGGGCGTATTTATTTGTTGCAAGGTAAATATAACGAAGCCAAAACTGTTTTAGATGACGTTTATACAAACGGTCCATTCGAACTGGTTGAAAGTTTCGAAGAAAACTACATGATTGCTACGAATAATAACAAAGAGTCGATTTTTGAAATCCAATATGCGTCCAACGATGGAGCCTCCGGTTCGCCAAACGCAGGTTGGGGAGATGCATTAAACTTTCCTCAGGGATCTGCAGGAATGGGAACCTGTTGTGGTTTCTTTCAGCCTACACATAGCTTGGTTGCTGCCTATGCAGTTGGAGAAGATGGTTTGCCAGACTTGAATGATACTTATTCAGCCGACGATATGCTGCCATACGATTCTGATTTAAGTGATGAAAACGATATTATGTACGAAGGCCCAGTAGATCCCCGACTGGATCATACCGTTGGTCGTCCGGGAATACCTTATTTGGATTGGGGAATACAACAGGGAGACGCGTGGATTCGTGATGTTACAAATGGGGGCCCTTATCTGTATAAGAAAAATATGTTTAAACAATCAGAAAAAGGTTTGGCTACTACTACCGGCTGGGCAACAGGGGTAAACCCGAATAATTTCCGCAAGTTCCGTCTGGCGCATGTAGTATTGTGGTTGGCAGAATGTGAAGCTCAGGTTGGATCTCTTGAAAGAGCAACCAATTTGGTTAACGAAATTCGGAACAGAGCTAAAGCATCTAATGTAGTTACTCTGCCAGACGGAAGTCCGGCAGCTAATTATAAAGTTGAACCATATGCCGAAACATTTGCATCAAAAGAAGAGGCGATGAAAGCTGTTCAACTTGAATTGAGACTTGAATTTGCAATGGAAGGACTTCGTTTTTACGACTTGGTACGCTGGGGAATTGCTGCTGAGGTAATGAATAATTACTTGAGTGTTGAAGGAACAAAGATGGCACACCTGGCGGGGAAAACGTTTGTGGCAGATAAAAATGAAAAATGGCCTATTCCTCAAACTCAACGCGATTTATCCGTTGACGAAACAGGAACTACAGTTCTTGAGCAAACTGAAGGATATTAA
- a CDS encoding TonB-dependent receptor produces the protein MEKNPLKGFLTFLVCAIFMAFSFGSYAQTSVSGMVTGEDGAPIPGVSIVVDGTTQGTITDIDGNYTLELPDGAEALVYSYIGMLKQVVEIAGQSTINVVMKADVIGVDEVVVVGYGTQRKMTVTGAVSSIDESELRAVPAANAAAKLQGRVAGVTISNDNTPGGEATVRIRGIGSVNNNDPLYVIDGVPTSGGLSQINPNDIETMSVLKDASSSAIYGVRAANGVILVTTKKGKAGKPRISFDARYGVQNAINELDLLNTPEYGELLWLEAKNIGLQQGDNGWGNAQYGYGASPVIPDYIIPAGAMEGEVDESTYSYPSPYKGITRANKVGTNWYDEILEPAPIQEYNISVSGGSEKGTYAFSGGYMSQDGIVKTTGFDRYSLRSNAYAKVTNWLEIGESMGATYTDRTGMGTNNDEGNAISQVYRMQPIIPVYDIMGNYAGTQATTTGNGENPLAVLNRNGDDYNRNFRVLANAYIQLNFTPELSVKSLIGADYSGIREKDRFIKNPEFSEAKPTDILTERYFGTLQYNWINTLNYKKTFDDVHNLNVLLGTESVNWEKDWFDGSRSTFASTEMDYMVLDAGEKDQTANGSFDEWSTFSYFGRINYDYMGKYLAEAVIRRDASSRFSEDNRWGTFPAFSLGWRMSEEAFMNDVAWLDNLKLRFGWGKNGNDNVGGYYNAFTTYRVYNGESYYSVSGSDASTDAGIHKYKLGNPDGKWEASVTTNFGVDVTMFNKMEVNLDVFSRKTTDMLYNQSLPDTYGNLELPAVNIGEMKNTGFDLMVSYRETIGSDLEFNVRANISHYKNEIVKLNENPNEILYGPSLRQNVYTASMTGEPISSFYGYVVDGIFNSWDEVYEHVPYNADSFDGDPYSQPGVFKYRDISGPDGVPDGKITPDDRTVIGSPHPDFTYGLNIDLRYKNWDMTMFFQGSQGNDLINYVNRWIMFNNFSGNRGKDRLYESWTADRYASGAKITQPMAIRDDAVMQKNSSFFIEDGSYLRMKDLQIGYTLPSSLLDKWGISGIRVYGQATNLFTITDYSGLDPELSNPDDDPDRLIGVDEGIYPTSRIFMFGINMNF, from the coding sequence ATGGAAAAAAATCCTTTAAAAGGTTTTTTAACCTTTCTAGTGTGTGCCATATTTATGGCATTTTCTTTCGGTTCTTATGCCCAAACATCCGTTTCCGGGATGGTAACCGGAGAAGATGGGGCTCCAATTCCGGGAGTTTCGATTGTTGTTGATGGAACTACGCAGGGAACCATTACCGACATTGATGGAAATTACACCCTGGAGTTACCTGATGGTGCTGAAGCTCTTGTTTATTCTTACATTGGGATGTTAAAACAAGTAGTTGAGATTGCCGGACAATCAACAATTAACGTAGTTATGAAAGCCGACGTGATCGGTGTTGACGAGGTGGTTGTTGTGGGCTACGGAACCCAGCGGAAAATGACGGTTACCGGTGCGGTAAGCTCGATTGATGAATCGGAATTACGTGCGGTGCCTGCTGCAAATGCCGCTGCAAAACTTCAAGGTCGTGTTGCGGGTGTAACTATCAGTAATGATAATACGCCTGGTGGAGAAGCCACTGTAAGGATTCGTGGTATCGGATCTGTAAATAATAACGATCCGCTCTATGTTATTGATGGAGTTCCAACTTCAGGAGGATTAAGTCAGATTAACCCAAATGATATTGAAACAATGTCGGTATTGAAAGATGCATCATCATCAGCTATTTATGGTGTACGTGCTGCTAACGGAGTTATTTTGGTAACGACTAAAAAAGGGAAAGCCGGAAAACCAAGAATAAGCTTTGATGCGCGTTATGGTGTTCAGAATGCAATAAATGAACTTGATCTCTTGAATACGCCGGAGTACGGAGAATTATTATGGTTGGAGGCTAAAAATATTGGACTTCAACAAGGTGATAACGGTTGGGGAAATGCCCAGTATGGTTATGGTGCATCACCTGTTATTCCCGACTATATTATTCCTGCAGGAGCAATGGAAGGCGAGGTTGATGAAAGTACGTACAGTTATCCTTCGCCTTATAAGGGAATTACCCGTGCTAATAAGGTTGGAACCAACTGGTATGATGAGATTTTGGAACCTGCACCAATTCAGGAATATAATATATCGGTAAGTGGTGGGTCTGAAAAAGGAACCTATGCATTTTCCGGAGGTTATATGAGCCAGGACGGGATTGTTAAAACCACTGGATTTGATCGTTACTCGCTTCGCTCGAATGCGTATGCTAAAGTAACCAATTGGTTAGAAATTGGCGAAAGCATGGGAGCAACTTATACCGATCGTACAGGTATGGGAACAAACAATGACGAAGGAAATGCTATCTCTCAGGTATATCGTATGCAACCAATCATTCCGGTTTACGATATTATGGGTAATTATGCCGGTACACAGGCAACTACAACGGGGAATGGAGAGAATCCATTAGCCGTGCTTAACCGTAATGGCGATGATTATAACCGTAATTTCAGAGTTTTGGCAAATGCTTACATTCAGCTCAATTTTACACCCGAACTATCAGTAAAATCATTGATTGGTGCCGATTATTCAGGAATACGTGAGAAAGACCGTTTTATTAAAAATCCTGAATTCTCGGAAGCAAAACCAACTGATATCTTAACCGAGAGGTATTTTGGAACATTACAGTATAACTGGATTAACACTTTAAATTATAAAAAGACATTTGACGATGTACACAATTTGAATGTGTTACTGGGAACAGAATCGGTAAACTGGGAAAAAGATTGGTTTGACGGAAGTCGTTCTACTTTTGCAAGTACAGAAATGGATTATATGGTACTGGATGCGGGAGAGAAAGACCAAACTGCAAATGGTTCGTTCGACGAGTGGTCGACATTCTCCTATTTTGGTCGTATAAATTACGATTATATGGGCAAATATCTTGCTGAAGCAGTAATACGTCGTGATGCTTCGTCGCGTTTCTCTGAAGATAACCGCTGGGGAACTTTCCCTGCATTCTCTCTTGGATGGCGTATGTCAGAAGAAGCATTCATGAATGATGTTGCGTGGTTAGATAATCTTAAACTTCGTTTTGGTTGGGGTAAAAACGGTAACGATAATGTTGGAGGATATTACAATGCTTTTACAACTTATCGTGTTTATAATGGTGAATCATATTACAGTGTTTCTGGTTCTGATGCTTCTACTGATGCCGGTATTCATAAATACAAGTTGGGTAATCCCGATGGAAAATGGGAAGCCAGTGTTACTACAAACTTTGGTGTAGATGTGACCATGTTTAATAAAATGGAAGTTAATTTAGATGTATTTAGCCGAAAAACGACTGATATGCTTTACAACCAAAGTTTACCTGATACATACGGAAATCTTGAACTTCCGGCAGTTAATATTGGAGAGATGAAAAACACCGGATTCGATTTGATGGTAAGCTATCGAGAAACAATTGGTTCTGATCTGGAATTTAATGTGAGAGCAAATATATCGCACTATAAAAACGAGATTGTAAAACTAAATGAAAATCCAAATGAGATCTTATACGGTCCGTCGTTAAGGCAGAATGTATACACTGCAAGTATGACTGGTGAACCAATCTCTTCTTTCTATGGATATGTGGTTGACGGAATTTTTAATTCATGGGACGAGGTTTATGAGCATGTTCCTTACAATGCTGATTCGTTTGATGGGGATCCTTACAGTCAGCCTGGTGTTTTTAAATATCGTGACATAAGCGGTCCTGATGGTGTTCCTGATGGAAAAATTACACCTGACGACCGTACTGTAATTGGAAGCCCACATCCCGATTTTACTTACGGATTGAATATCGATCTGAGATATAAGAACTGGGATATGACCATGTTCTTTCAGGGATCACAGGGTAACGACCTGATAAACTATGTAAACCGTTGGATCATGTTCAACAACTTCTCCGGAAACAGAGGAAAAGATCGTTTATATGAATCATGGACAGCTGACCGCTATGCTTCAGGAGCAAAAATTACACAACCTATGGCTATTCGCGACGATGCAGTTATGCAGAAAAACTCTTCATTTTTTATCGAAGACGGGTCTTATTTAAGAATGAAGGACTTGCAGATTGGTTATACGCTTCCATCATCTTTGTTGGATAAATGGGGTATTTCGGGAATTAGGGTGTATGGTCAGGCAACGAATCTGTTTACCATAACAGACTACAGTGGTTTGGATCCTGAGCTTTCAAACCCCGATGATGATCCGGATCGTTTGATCGGTGTTGATGAAGGAATTTATCCAACTTCCCGGATTTTCATGTTTGGAATTAATATGAACTTTTAA
- a CDS encoding gluconate 5-dehydrogenase, whose protein sequence is MIQELFDLSGKVALITGGTHGIGMAVGISLGKAGAKICVNGRSDEKLAQCKTEYAKAGVEVYTINFDVTDEVAVDKGISTIEEEVAPVDILVNNAGIIKRIPILDLKVDDFREVIDIDLVAPFIVAKRVAPKMIERRSGKIINMCSMMSVYGRNSVSAYASAKGGLKLLTANMCCEWAKYNVQINGIGPGYIATPQTAPIREGAHPFNDLVMTRTPANRWGEPEDVGNAALFLASKAADFVNGQVLYVDGGILANFGYVKGENDI, encoded by the coding sequence ATGATACAGGAATTATTCGACCTTAGCGGAAAAGTAGCACTGATAACTGGTGGAACGCACGGAATTGGAATGGCTGTTGGCATATCGTTGGGAAAGGCAGGTGCAAAAATTTGTGTTAATGGGCGTTCCGACGAGAAACTTGCACAATGTAAAACAGAATATGCCAAAGCCGGTGTTGAGGTTTATACCATCAATTTCGATGTAACCGATGAAGTAGCTGTTGACAAAGGAATCTCAACAATAGAAGAAGAGGTTGCCCCGGTTGATATTCTTGTAAATAATGCAGGAATTATCAAGCGTATCCCAATCCTTGATCTGAAAGTTGACGACTTCAGAGAAGTGATTGATATTGATTTGGTGGCTCCGTTTATTGTGGCTAAACGCGTTGCTCCAAAAATGATTGAAAGACGTTCGGGTAAAATCATTAATATGTGCTCGATGATGAGCGTTTATGGTCGCAACTCAGTATCAGCTTATGCTTCGGCAAAAGGTGGTTTGAAATTACTAACGGCAAATATGTGTTGCGAGTGGGCAAAATACAATGTGCAGATAAATGGAATTGGACCAGGATACATTGCCACGCCACAAACGGCGCCGATCCGCGAGGGAGCTCATCCGTTTAACGATTTAGTGATGACACGTACTCCGGCAAATCGATGGGGCGAACCTGAAGATGTTGGAAATGCCGCCTTGTTTCTGGCATCAAAAGCGGCCGATTTTGTAAACGGACAAGTGCTTTATGTAGACGGGGGAATTTTAGCCAATTTCGGTTATGTAAAAGGCGAAAACGATATTTAA
- a CDS encoding DUF1573 domain-containing protein: MNVIYKIYKCLISFGIILFFISCSSFSSNKGETKHFEINQEIEETITYELGILKMNDEKELKLILKNQLAKPVIINDIRGFCGCTIPSFSKEPVLPGKSSEVLIVFQAHQTGIFNKELRMYLSTRKKPVNIIFNGEIKSLQ; encoded by the coding sequence ATGAACGTGATCTATAAAATATACAAGTGTCTTATAAGCTTTGGAATAATTCTGTTTTTCATTAGTTGTTCTTCATTTAGCTCGAATAAAGGAGAAACGAAACATTTTGAAATTAATCAGGAAATTGAAGAAACAATTACCTACGAGCTAGGGATACTTAAAATGAATGATGAGAAAGAACTGAAATTGATTCTTAAAAATCAATTAGCAAAACCTGTAATAATAAATGATATTCGTGGGTTTTGTGGTTGTACGATTCCTTCATTCTCAAAAGAACCTGTTTTACCAGGAAAATCATCCGAAGTGCTTATCGTTTTTCAGGCGCACCAAACCGGAATTTTCAATAAAGAATTAAGAATGTATTTAAGCACTCGGAAAAAGCCGGTTAATATAATTTTTAACGGAGAAATTAAGAGTCTCCAGTAA
- the kduI gene encoding 5-dehydro-4-deoxy-D-glucuronate isomerase, protein MATIYERRYAYHPEDFKKYDTEKIRKEFLVENLMEEGNVRMVYSSIERYIVGGAVPTNEDLPLETIDPLKAEYFCERREVGVMNVGGAGTIVVDGTEYKMKYKDALYIGRGCKEVIFKSDDAAKPAHFYFNSAPAHKEYPTKQVTLADANVLHLGSLETSNERNINQLMINTVVDTCQLQMGMTELKPGSVWNTMPAHQHTRRNEVYFYFEVPEEQAVCHFMGEPQETRHIWMKNEQAVISPEWSIHSAAGTSNYIFIWGMAGENLDYTDMDVIQPQELR, encoded by the coding sequence ATGGCAACAATTTATGAGAGAAGGTATGCTTATCATCCTGAGGATTTTAAGAAATACGATACAGAAAAAATAAGAAAAGAATTTTTGGTTGAAAACCTGATGGAAGAAGGTAATGTTCGTATGGTTTATTCATCTATTGAGCGTTACATCGTAGGTGGAGCTGTTCCTACAAATGAAGATCTACCACTGGAAACCATTGATCCGCTGAAAGCAGAGTACTTTTGCGAGCGTCGCGAAGTAGGGGTAATGAATGTTGGAGGCGCAGGTACTATTGTGGTTGATGGAACGGAGTATAAGATGAAATATAAAGATGCCTTATATATTGGCCGTGGCTGTAAGGAAGTTATCTTTAAGTCAGATGATGCCGCTAAACCAGCACACTTCTATTTTAACTCGGCACCGGCACACAAAGAATATCCAACTAAGCAGGTAACACTGGCAGATGCCAATGTGCTGCATTTGGGCAGCCTGGAAACTTCGAACGAAAGAAATATTAACCAACTGATGATTAACACCGTTGTTGACACTTGCCAGCTGCAAATGGGGATGACAGAGTTAAAACCAGGTAGTGTTTGGAACACCATGCCGGCACACCAGCATACACGCCGTAACGAGGTCTATTTCTATTTTGAAGTTCCCGAAGAACAGGCTGTTTGTCATTTTATGGGCGAGCCACAGGAAACACGTCATATCTGGATGAAAAATGAACAAGCGGTGATTTCGCCTGAGTGGTCGATTCACTCGGCAGCCGGAACATCAAACTACATTTTTATTTGGGGAATGGCTGGCGAAAATCTCGATTATACTGATATGGATGTTATTCAACCACAGGAATTGAGATAG
- a CDS encoding DUF4861 domain-containing protein codes for MKKVIPFGILFLVLFASCTQQPAITLKNPLAEDRTDEVIVFSREEIAAKIDLAEDKLPIFKEGDKWIPSQVDDLNGDGIWDEVVVLVDIKANETIKATIGLIAASDYPIVEKRTNLRLGIHQEDGSYKEVDYYKAVPVSEPFKIIAQGEGVTWENDKIAFRVYFDCRNVKDLFGKRKPVMVADDVHTPAIPDYHVLNDWGMDVLHCGSSLGSGGIALLRNDSLIRLGSTKMYEYQKIVEGPIRSVFDLKYSGWDVDGEEMEAVERITIYPGKYWFESDVTFYGCSEDDQIVTGIVTSQLKKEPFQFEVADFTCIGTHDVQSLNNDELGMAVIVPKDEAGKIGRTSNINWFEKGVKTVPEKNFSHVISETYYIGQQCKDAQPTKHYFFSVWGLDKDQWKTEDGFREYITDEAEKLSLPIQKL; via the coding sequence ATGAAGAAAGTTATTCCATTTGGCATTCTATTTCTGGTATTGTTTGCCTCGTGTACACAGCAACCTGCAATTACGCTAAAAAATCCTTTGGCGGAAGATAGAACCGATGAAGTGATTGTATTTTCACGCGAAGAAATTGCCGCAAAAATAGATTTGGCAGAAGACAAATTGCCAATTTTTAAGGAAGGCGATAAGTGGATTCCAAGCCAGGTTGACGACCTGAATGGAGACGGAATCTGGGACGAGGTAGTAGTATTAGTAGATATAAAGGCCAATGAAACCATAAAAGCGACAATAGGATTGATTGCCGCATCGGATTATCCAATAGTTGAAAAACGCACTAACCTACGTCTAGGTATTCATCAGGAAGACGGATCGTACAAAGAGGTGGACTACTACAAAGCTGTTCCGGTTAGCGAACCTTTTAAAATTATTGCCCAGGGAGAAGGTGTAACCTGGGAAAATGACAAGATCGCTTTCAGGGTTTATTTTGATTGCCGAAATGTAAAAGACTTGTTTGGGAAACGAAAACCGGTTATGGTGGCCGACGATGTTCATACTCCTGCTATTCCTGACTATCATGTGTTGAACGACTGGGGAATGGATGTGTTGCATTGTGGCAGTTCGCTGGGCTCGGGAGGGATTGCTTTATTGAGAAATGATTCATTGATTCGACTGGGATCGACGAAAATGTATGAATACCAGAAAATTGTTGAAGGCCCGATTCGTTCAGTTTTCGATCTGAAATATTCAGGTTGGGATGTTGATGGCGAAGAAATGGAAGCTGTGGAGCGCATTACCATTTATCCCGGTAAATACTGGTTCGAGTCAGATGTAACGTTTTACGGATGTTCTGAAGATGATCAGATTGTAACGGGAATTGTTACCTCGCAACTCAAAAAAGAACCTTTCCAATTTGAGGTAGCTGATTTTACCTGTATCGGGACCCACGATGTACAGTCGCTAAACAACGATGAACTGGGAATGGCAGTGATTGTGCCTAAAGACGAAGCCGGTAAAATTGGACGAACCAGCAATATTAACTGGTTTGAGAAAGGTGTGAAGACGGTGCCGGAGAAAAATTTTAGTCATGTGATCTCGGAAACTTACTACATCGGTCAGCAATGTAAAGATGCTCAACCGACAAAACATTATTTCTTTTCGGTTTGGGGCTTGGATAAAGACCAATGGAAAACAGAAGATGGTTTTCGTGAATACATAACTGATGAGGCTGAAAAACTTTCGTTGCCGATTCAAAAACTGTAG